A part of Microbulbifer salipaludis genomic DNA contains:
- the hemW gene encoding radical SAM family heme chaperone HemW: MSADTQPLVLPPLSLYVHIPWCVRKCPYCDFNSHQVPAADRSSGSGEHVSIRHGTNSEPAASQLPEAEYVDQLERDLRSQLGWIQGRKLGSIFFGGGTPSLFSPLAIERILNLAESLVGFAPDIEITLEANPGTFEQAKFAGYHSAGVNRLSIGVQSFDPLQLQNLGRIHSGAEAHTAATQARAAGFDNINIDLMHGLPGQGEVDALQDLKQAVALGAEHISWYQLTIEPNTAFYSAPPVTPGSEQIAEIQQAGRAYLAGEGYGRYEVSAYARTGLASRHNLNYWSFADYIGIGAGAHGKFILPDSGRIIRTQRTRAPRDYLALGCALGKGGGDFPQAKVTDVAIAERPLEFLMNTLRLEKGVPAMSFPAYTGLPLSTLAGEWAKLEAMQLVEPLGPRISTTEFGYDYVDEILQRFLPSD; encoded by the coding sequence TTGAGCGCCGATACCCAGCCACTGGTGCTGCCCCCGTTGAGTCTGTATGTGCATATACCCTGGTGTGTGCGCAAATGCCCCTACTGCGATTTCAACTCCCATCAGGTCCCCGCGGCTGATCGCTCCTCCGGGTCAGGTGAACATGTCTCCATTCGGCACGGAACCAACAGCGAACCGGCCGCTAGCCAGCTGCCGGAGGCCGAATATGTGGACCAGCTGGAGCGGGACCTGCGCAGCCAGCTCGGCTGGATTCAGGGGCGCAAGCTCGGCTCGATCTTCTTCGGTGGCGGTACCCCCAGCCTGTTTTCGCCGCTGGCGATCGAGCGCATTCTCAACCTGGCGGAATCCCTCGTGGGCTTTGCGCCGGATATCGAGATCACCCTGGAAGCCAACCCCGGCACCTTTGAGCAGGCGAAGTTCGCCGGCTATCACAGTGCCGGCGTCAATCGCCTGTCGATCGGCGTGCAGAGCTTCGACCCGTTACAGCTGCAGAACCTCGGGCGCATCCACTCCGGTGCCGAGGCGCACACGGCGGCGACACAGGCGCGGGCGGCGGGTTTCGATAACATCAATATCGACCTGATGCACGGCCTGCCCGGACAGGGAGAGGTGGATGCACTACAGGATCTGAAGCAGGCGGTGGCGCTGGGTGCCGAGCACATCTCCTGGTACCAGCTCACGATCGAGCCGAATACGGCCTTCTATTCTGCGCCACCGGTGACCCCGGGCTCCGAGCAGATCGCCGAGATTCAACAGGCGGGCCGGGCCTATCTGGCGGGGGAGGGCTATGGCCGCTATGAGGTGTCTGCCTATGCGCGCACTGGCCTGGCGTCTCGCCACAACCTCAACTACTGGTCGTTTGCGGACTACATAGGCATCGGTGCCGGCGCCCACGGTAAATTCATCTTGCCCGACAGTGGCCGGATCATCCGCACCCAGCGTACCCGAGCCCCCCGGGACTACCTGGCACTGGGGTGTGCCCTTGGTAAGGGCGGTGGTGACTTCCCACAGGCCAAAGTGACAGACGTTGCCATTGCCGAGCGCCCGCTGGAATTCCTCATGAATACCTTGCGGCTGGAAAAGGGGGTGCCGGCAATGTCTTTTCCGGCCTACACCGGCCTGCCCCTGTCCACCCTGGCGGGGGAATGGGCGAAACTGGAGGCCATGCAGTTGGTGGAGCCCCTGGGGCCGCGCATCTCCACCACGGAGTTTGGTTACGACTATGTGGACGAGATCCTGCAGCGATTTCTGCCCTCTGACTGA
- the ubiD gene encoding 4-hydroxy-3-polyprenylbenzoate decarboxylase encodes MKYNDLRDFIQLLEKRGLLKRITHPVSPYLEMTEIADRVLRAGGPALLFENPTGYDTPVLANLFGTPERVALGMGRESVSELREVGELLAFLKEPQPPEGLRDAWDKLPIFKQVMNMGPKVISKADCQQFEINAGDVDLTKLPIQTCWPGDAAPLVTWPLVITRGPEKKRQNLGIYRMQLIGKNRLIMRWLSHRGGALDFREWQQQFPGEPFPVAVALGADPATILGAVTPVPDTLSEYAFAGLLRGGKTEVAEARLSNLQVPASAEYVLEGYIYPDDMADEGPYGDHTGYYNEIDRFPVFTVEKITHRKDPIYHSTYTGRPPDEPAVLGEALNEVFVPILRKQFPEIVDFYLPPEGCSYRLAVVTMKKQYPGHAKRVMMGVWSFLRQFMYTKFVIVTDDDVNARDWNDVIWAMTTRMDPARDTVMVENTPIDYLDFASPVSGLGSKIGFDATNKWDGETTREWGRPIVKDPEVTQKIDAMWDELGL; translated from the coding sequence ATGAAATACAACGACCTGCGCGACTTCATCCAGCTATTGGAAAAGCGCGGCCTCCTCAAGCGCATAACACATCCCGTCAGCCCCTATCTGGAAATGACAGAAATTGCCGACCGCGTGCTGCGTGCCGGCGGCCCAGCCCTGTTGTTTGAAAACCCCACCGGATATGACACCCCCGTACTCGCCAATCTGTTCGGCACGCCCGAACGTGTCGCCCTGGGCATGGGGCGCGAGTCCGTCAGCGAACTGCGCGAGGTGGGTGAGTTGCTCGCCTTCCTGAAGGAGCCGCAGCCGCCGGAAGGTCTGCGCGATGCCTGGGACAAACTACCCATCTTCAAGCAGGTGATGAACATGGGGCCCAAGGTCATCAGCAAAGCCGACTGCCAGCAGTTTGAAATCAACGCCGGCGACGTTGACCTGACCAAGCTCCCCATTCAGACCTGTTGGCCCGGTGATGCCGCACCCCTCGTCACCTGGCCCCTGGTGATTACCCGGGGGCCGGAGAAAAAGCGCCAGAACCTCGGTATCTACCGCATGCAGTTGATTGGTAAAAACCGCCTGATCATGCGCTGGCTATCCCACCGGGGCGGTGCGCTGGACTTCCGTGAATGGCAACAGCAATTCCCTGGCGAGCCCTTCCCGGTTGCTGTCGCACTCGGCGCTGACCCAGCCACCATTCTCGGCGCCGTCACCCCGGTACCGGATACCCTCTCTGAATACGCCTTTGCGGGCTTACTCCGGGGCGGGAAAACGGAAGTGGCAGAAGCCCGGCTCAGCAACCTGCAGGTCCCCGCCAGTGCCGAGTACGTGCTGGAGGGCTATATCTATCCGGACGACATGGCCGACGAGGGGCCCTACGGCGACCACACCGGCTACTACAACGAAATCGATCGCTTCCCGGTGTTCACCGTAGAAAAGATCACCCATCGTAAAGATCCCATCTATCACAGCACCTACACCGGCCGCCCACCGGATGAGCCGGCCGTTCTAGGCGAAGCGCTGAATGAAGTCTTCGTACCCATATTGCGCAAGCAATTTCCGGAAATTGTCGATTTCTACCTGCCGCCCGAGGGCTGTTCATACCGCCTCGCCGTGGTCACCATGAAGAAGCAATACCCGGGACATGCCAAGCGGGTCATGATGGGCGTCTGGTCTTTTTTGCGCCAATTCATGTACACCAAGTTTGTGATCGTCACCGATGATGACGTCAACGCACGGGACTGGAACGACGTCATCTGGGCCATGACCACCAGAATGGACCCCGCCCGCGATACGGTAATGGTCGAGAACACCCCGATCGATTATCTCGACTTCGCCTCACCGGTATCAGGGCTGGGCTCGAAGATCGGTTTCGACGCGACCAATAAATGGGACGGCGAAACCACCCGCGAGTGGGGGAGACCAATCGTAAAAGATCCCGAAGTCACACAAAAAATCGATGCCATGTGGGACGAGCTGGGTCTGTAG
- the trxA gene encoding thioredoxin TrxA has product MSANIVNVTDAEFEAEVLKAEGPVLVDFWAQWCGPCKMIAPVLEDLSGHYGDKLKIVKVDVDANKEAAAKYNVRGIPTLLLFKGGNVEGTKVGALSRAQLTEFIDSQI; this is encoded by the coding sequence ATGAGCGCGAACATCGTCAACGTCACCGACGCAGAATTTGAAGCCGAAGTACTCAAGGCCGAGGGCCCGGTACTGGTGGACTTCTGGGCCCAATGGTGCGGTCCCTGCAAGATGATCGCTCCGGTACTGGAAGACCTGTCTGGCCACTACGGCGACAAGCTGAAAATCGTCAAAGTGGACGTGGATGCCAACAAAGAAGCGGCAGCCAAGTACAACGTCCGCGGTATCCCCACGCTGTTGCTGTTCAAGGGCGGTAACGTCGAGGGTACCAAGGTGGGTGCGCTGTCCCGCGCCCAGCTGACCGAGTTCATCGACAGCCAGATCTGA
- the rho gene encoding transcription termination factor Rho produces MNLSELKTKPIEELIEIAKGMGLENVARSRKQDIIFNILKRHAKSGEDIYGEGVLEILQDGFGFLRSADSSYLAGPDDIYVSPSQIRRFNLRTGDSISGKIRPPKEGERYFALLKVSEINFDKPENARNKILFENLTPLFPNERLGLECGNGSSEDLIGRIIDLIAPIGKGQRGLIVAPPKAGKTIMLQNMAQAITRNSPECHLIVLLIDERPEEVTEMQRSVRGEVVASTFDEPPARHVQVAEMVIEKAKRLVEHKKDVVILLDSITRLARAYNTTVPSSGKVLTGGVDAHALERPKRFFGAARNIEEGGSLSIIATALVDTGSKMDEVIFEEFKGTGNMELQLDRKIAEKRVYPAINVRRSGTRREELLMPEGELQRVWILRKLLHDMEDLAATEFLIDKLKDFKTNDEFFLSMKRK; encoded by the coding sequence ATGAACCTTTCTGAATTAAAAACCAAACCCATCGAAGAGCTGATTGAAATTGCCAAGGGCATGGGGCTCGAAAACGTCGCCCGCTCGCGCAAGCAGGACATCATTTTCAATATCCTCAAGCGCCACGCCAAAAGCGGTGAAGACATATACGGCGAGGGTGTGTTGGAAATTCTTCAGGACGGGTTTGGCTTTTTGCGGTCTGCCGACTCCTCCTACCTCGCAGGCCCCGATGACATCTATGTTTCCCCCAGTCAGATCCGCCGCTTCAATCTCCGCACCGGCGACTCCATTTCCGGCAAAATCCGTCCCCCCAAAGAAGGTGAGCGCTACTTCGCACTGCTGAAGGTCAGCGAGATCAACTTCGACAAGCCGGAAAATGCGCGCAACAAGATCCTGTTTGAAAACCTCACGCCGCTGTTCCCCAACGAGCGCCTCGGCCTCGAGTGCGGAAACGGCTCTTCCGAGGACCTGATCGGTCGTATCATCGACCTGATCGCACCGATCGGCAAAGGTCAGCGTGGCCTGATTGTTGCGCCGCCCAAGGCGGGTAAAACCATCATGTTGCAGAACATGGCCCAGGCCATCACCCGCAACAGCCCGGAGTGCCACCTGATCGTTCTGCTGATCGACGAGCGCCCGGAAGAAGTGACCGAGATGCAGCGCTCTGTGCGCGGCGAAGTGGTCGCCTCCACCTTCGACGAGCCGCCCGCCCGTCACGTGCAGGTGGCCGAAATGGTGATCGAGAAAGCCAAGCGCCTGGTCGAGCACAAGAAAGATGTGGTCATCCTGCTGGATTCCATCACCCGACTGGCGCGTGCCTACAACACCACCGTACCGAGCTCCGGTAAGGTGCTGACCGGTGGTGTGGATGCGCACGCCCTGGAGCGTCCGAAGCGCTTCTTTGGTGCGGCGCGAAACATCGAAGAAGGCGGTAGCCTCTCCATTATTGCCACTGCGCTGGTGGATACCGGCTCCAAGATGGACGAAGTGATCTTCGAGGAGTTCAAGGGCACCGGTAACATGGAGCTGCAGCTGGACCGTAAAATCGCCGAAAAGCGGGTTTACCCGGCCATCAACGTGCGTCGCTCCGGCACCCGCCGTGAAGAGCTGCTGATGCCCGAAGGCGAGCTGCAGCGGGTTTGGATCCTGCGCAAGTTGCTGCACGATATGGAAGACTTGGCCGCCACTGAATTCCTGATCGACAAGCTCAAGGACTTCAAGACCAACGACGAATTCTTCCTGTCCATGAAACGGAAATAA
- a CDS encoding RNA recognition motif domain-containing protein, which produces MNIYIGNLAYGVTSDELHEAFGAFGEISRATVITDRETGRSKGFGFVEMPNDDEARKAIEEMNDQPLSGRNIRVNEAKPREDRPRRPRF; this is translated from the coding sequence GTGAATATCTATATCGGAAATCTGGCCTACGGCGTAACCTCTGACGAACTGCACGAAGCTTTCGGTGCGTTCGGTGAAATCTCCCGGGCTACTGTAATCACTGACCGGGAAACTGGCCGTTCTAAAGGTTTTGGTTTCGTAGAAATGCCGAACGACGACGAAGCGCGTAAGGCAATCGAAGAAATGAATGATCAGCCGCTGTCTGGCCGTAACATCCGTGTTAACGAAGCCAAGCCGCGCGAAGACCGTCCGCGTCGTCCCCGCTTCTAA